In Ignisphaera sp., the DNA window AGCATGTGTAATGCTGTGAAAGATTATTCCTGTTAAGGTTAACGCTATAGTTACTTCGGTTTGACTTGATGTTAAACCAGCCATAGCCATGAACATAAGCCCTATATGACTTATTGTACTATAGGATAAAAGTCTCTTAATATCTTTTTGAATGGTCATTATGAGAGCTCCAAGAAGTCCTGTTATAAAACCAAGTACACTTAGAACATATAGTATAAAGTCTCTAAAAGATACTCCCCATAACCTAAACATCAGAGTTGAGCCGTAAGGTGTAAATATTGTTAAAAATAGCCTCAAAATACCATAGATTCCAACCTTATCAACTATGCCTGCAAAGATTGCTGAAGCTGGTGTAGGTGCTTCAGTATATGCGCTTGGAAGCCAGTAATTATTAGGAAAGAGACCTGCTTCGAAAGTTAGTGCCCAGATCATGAATGCTGTAGCTGTGGCTGAAGCTAACACAATGTTTCCTATACAGATATTATCAGTACAGTTTCCACTCCAGTGACTCATTATCGAATTATAGTTGTGAGCTTTAGCTGAGAGATCGGCAATATTTAGTGTTCCAAAAGATAGGTATAGAAAGCTTACGCCAAAGAGAAAGAATGTCGTTGCTAAAGAACCTATAAATGCATAACTTGCTGAAGCTTCTATAGCCCACTTCCTTTTCTTAAAGAATGAAACAAGAGCGTATGAAGATAGTGCTAGGACTTCGAGCATAACGAAGAAATTGAATATATCACCAGTATAGATGCAACCTGTTATACCTGTAACTAAGAGTAAAAACAGAAGTGTATGCCATACATAATCTCTAATTACTTTATAGTACCAGAAAGTATATAGTGAGACTAGGAAAAATATTGTACATGCAAGTAATCCGTATACAGCATTAATGAAATCAGCTACATAAACTATGCCCATAGGTGGAGGCCAGCCACCAAACGCATAGACAATAGCTCCGTTTTGCAAAACATTCTTTAGAACAATCAATGACAATATAAGCATCATGATTGCAGCAGAAAGCTGTAGAAACGAATAAATATATCTGTTTCTTGTAACTAAAGCAAGAAGGGGTATAATGAGAGCTATAATAGTTGGTACTAATGGTATTAATGCAAGTTCATGATTAAACAATTTTCATCACTTAATCAAATATCTTTTTGGCATAGCTATCGAA includes these proteins:
- a CDS encoding proton-conducting transporter membrane subunit → MFNHELALIPLVPTIIALIIPLLALVTRNRYIYSFLQLSAAIMMLILSLIVLKNVLQNGAIVYAFGGWPPPMGIVYVADFINAVYGLLACTIFFLVSLYTFWYYKVIRDYVWHTLLFLLLVTGITGCIYTGDIFNFFVMLEVLALSSYALVSFFKKRKWAIEASASYAFIGSLATTFFLFGVSFLYLSFGTLNIADLSAKAHNYNSIMSHWSGNCTDNICIGNIVLASATATAFMIWALTFEAGLFPNNYWLPSAYTEAPTPASAIFAGIVDKVGIYGILRLFLTIFTPYGSTLMFRLWGVSFRDFILYVLSVLGFITGLLGALIMTIQKDIKRLLSYSTISHIGLMFMAMAGLTSSQTEVTIALTLTGIIFHSITHALGESMVFMGLGTLASIANSRKINDIYGYGTMYPYLSIAIVIGLLSLLGIAPLAGFFSKYILFLALISANFIYYAIALIVISGITAIGYFKLIYALFLQKPKENKKRVDVTIATIVCMIMAIGLMILGMISIQGEPYTFLYSNNIHVSSIDGVKQYIKIVEDIARILGDKP